A portion of the Tamandua tetradactyla isolate mTamTet1 chromosome 16, mTamTet1.pri, whole genome shotgun sequence genome contains these proteins:
- the PTGIR gene encoding prostacyclin receptor translates to MADSCQNLTYVQDSVGPATSTLMFVAGVVGNGLALGILRARRGARASAFAVLVTGLAGTDLLGTCFLSPAVFVAYARNSSLLGLAGGGPALCAAFAFAMTFFGLASTLLLCAMAVERCLALSHPYLYAQLDAPRCARLALPAVYAFCTLFCSLPLLGLGGHQQYCPGSWCFIRLRSAEPGGCAFSLAYASLVALLVAAIVFCNGSVTLSLCRMYRQQRRPQVSLVPGARACEPEVDHLVLLALMTGVMAVCSLPLTIRGFTQALAPDSSEMGDLLAFRFNAFNPILDPWVFILFRRSVFQRLQLRRCCLRPHRHVQTSLSRPAPRRKDPGVPKEGSWVPLSAWGTGRGAPSPPAQQSCSPTVSPSKAEAAAACSFC, encoded by the exons ATGGCTGATTCGTGCCAGAACCTGACTTATGTGCAGGACTCGGTGGGCCCGGCCACGAGCACCCTGATGTTCGTGGCGGGCGTGGTGGGCAACGGGCTGGCGCTGGGCATCCTGAGGGCGCGGCGGGGCGCGCGGGCCTCGGCCTTCGCCGTGCTGGTCACCGGGCTGGCGGGCACCGACCTGTTGGGCACGTGCTTCCTGAGCCCGGCCGTGTTCGTGGCCTACGCCCGCAACAGCTCCCTACTGGGCCTGGCCGGGGGCGGCCCCGCGCTCTGCGCCGCCTTCGCCTTCGCCATGACCTTCTTCGGCCTGGCCTCCACGCTCCTGCTCTGCGCCATGGCCGTGGAGCGCTGCCTGGCCCTCAGCCACCCCTACCTCTACGCCCAGCTGGATGCGCCGCGCTGCGCCCGCCTGGCGCTGCCCGCCGTCTACGCCTTCTGCACGCTCTTCTGCTCGCTACCCCTGCTGGGCCTGGGCGGCCACCAGCAGTACTGCCCCGGCAGCTGGTGCTTCATCCGCCTGCGCTCGGCCGAGCCCGGCGGCTGCGCCTTCTCGCTGGCCTATGCCAGCCTCGTGGCCCTGTTGGTGGCCGCCATCGTGTTCTGCAACGGCTCCGTCACCCTCAGCCTCTGCCGCATGTACCGCCAGCAGAGGCGCCCGCAGGTTTCGCTGGTCCCCGGGGCGCGGGCGTGCGAGCCCGAAGTTGACCACCTGGTCCTGCTGGCCCTCATGACGGGCGTCATGGCCGTGTGCTCCCTGCCGCTCACG ATCCGCGGCTTCACCCAGGCCCTCGCCCCCGACAGCAGCGAGATGGGGGACCTGCTGGCCTTCCGCTTCAACGCCTTCAACCCCATCCTGGACCCCTGGGTTTTCATCCTCTTCCGCAGAAGCGTCTTCCAGCGGCTGCAGCTCCGGCGCTGCTGCCTGCGGCCCCACCGACATGTGCAGACATCGCTTTCCCGGCCTGCCCCAAGGAGGAAGGACCCAGGGGTCCCCAAGGAGGGGAGCTGGGTGCCCCTGTCGGCCTGGGGCACGGGGCGGGGGGCACCCTCGCCTCCCGCCCAGCAATCCTGCAGCCCCACGGTGTCACCATCCAAAGCAGAGGCCGCTGCAGCCTGCTCCTTCTGCTGA